Proteins encoded within one genomic window of Rhododendron vialii isolate Sample 1 chromosome 1a, ASM3025357v1:
- the LOC131316059 gene encoding uncharacterized protein LOC131316059, which yields MSSILNSQGVVLATAMAVSGTVILLALRLQKSFPAAQFQSSSPQLPRSCISSDGKKREKKKKRVQFAEDVVDPVGNSDKFRRQHNNNNNTTTTTTNSEGLYSNSSSKEEREKKREVRGMPANRVALYNGILRDRLVHHRLAYSY from the exons aTGTCTTCAATCTTGAATTCACAAGGGGTGGTTCTGGCAACCGCTATGGCGGTCTCAGGCACCGTCATCCTCCTCGCCCTCCGCCTCCAGAAGTCTTTTCCGGCCGCCCAATTCCAGTCCTCATCACCCCAACTCCCCAGATCATGCATCTCTTCAG AcgggaagaagagagagaaaaagaagaagagggtcCAATTCGCGGAGGACGTAGTGGACCCAGTTGGGAATAGCGACAAATTCAGGAGgcaacacaacaacaacaacaataccaccaccaccaccacaaacagcGAAGGTTTGTATTCGAATTCGTCAtcaaaggaggagagagagaaaaagagagaagtaCGAGGAATGCCGGCAAACAGGGTTGCCCTGTATAATGGGATTCTTAGGGACCGTTTGGTCCATCATAGGTTAGCCTATTCCTATTAA
- the LOC131316004 gene encoding phospholipase D alpha 1-like, whose product MAHIQLHGTLHVTVYEVDKIHTGFGSKFFHKITETVERTVGFNNTASKLYATIDLEKARVGRTRLLEEHSNPRWYESFHIYCAHTASNVVFSIKEDNPIGAALIGRAYLPVRDLLDGQEVDRWIDLLDKDRNPIHGHSKLHVKLQYFDVTQERTWSRGIKSGKFPGVPFTFFSQRNGCKVTLYQDSHIPDNFVPKIPLSGGKNYEPHRCWEDIFDAISNAQHLIYITGWSVVTGITLVRDTRRPKPGGDITLGDLLKKKASEGVRVLMLVWDDRTSVKLLKKDGLMQTHDQETEAFFQGSEVNCVLCPRNPDDGRSIIQDLQISTMFTHHQKIVVVDSALPNARSGQRRIVSFVGGIDLCDGRYDTQFHSLFRTLDTVHHDDFHQPNFPGASITKGGPREPWHDIHSRLEGPVAWDVLFNFEQRWRKQGGKDLLLPLRELDSIIIPPSPVMFPEDPEIWNVQLFRSIDGGAAFGFPEKPEDAARAGLISGKDNIIDRSIQDGYINAIRRAKNFVYIENQYFLGSCFGWHSTDIKDEDIGALHLIPKELSLKIVSKIEAGERFSVYVVVPMWPEGVPESSSVQAILDWQRRTMQMMYTDIAQAIRSKGIEASPKDYLTFFCLGNREVKKSGEYMPSEAPEPNTNYSRAQEARRFMIYVHAKMMIVDDEYIIIGSANINQRSMDGARDSEIAMGGYQPHHLAKHQQQPARGQIHGFRMSLWYEHMGMIDNCFLQPESLDCIRKVNQVASKYWDLYSSERLERDLPGHLLTYPVGVTEEGEITQLPGVEHFPDTKAPILGTKAEFLPPILTT is encoded by the exons ATGGCACATATACAGCTCCATGGCACTCTCCATGTCACTGTCTATGAAGTGGACAAGATCCATACTGGTTTTGGTAGCAAATTCTTccacaag ATTACCGAAACCGTCGAGAGAACTGTCGGCTTCAACAATACCGCTTCGAAACTCTACGCCACGATAGATTTGGAAAAGGCCAGGGTTGGCCGAACCAGGCTGTTGGAAGAGCACTCTAATCCACGATGGTACGAGTCTTTCCACATATACTGCGCTCATACGGCTTCCAATGTCGTGTTCTCCATCAAAGAGGACAATCCCATCGGAGCAGCGCTCATCGGAAGAGCTTACTTGCCGGTCCGGGATCTCCTCGATGGACAAGAAGTGGATAGATGGATTGACCTTCTGGATAAAGACCGTAACCCCATCCACGGGCACTCAAAACTCCACGTGAAACTACAGTACTTCGACGTCACTCAAGAGCGCACTTGGTCTCGCGGGATTAAAAGCGGGAAATTCCCGGGTGTCCCTTTCACGTTTTTCTCTCAGAGAAATGGATGCAAGGTCACTCTTTACCAAGATTCCCATATTCCCGATAACTTCGTTCCCAAAATTCCTCTTTCGGGCGGGAAAAACTATGAGCCACATCGGTGCTGGGAGGACATATTTGATGCCATTTCTAACGCTCAGCACTTGATTTACATTACAGGGTGGTCTGTGGTTACTGGAATCACATTGGTGAGGGACACCAGAAGGCCAAAGCCCGGGGGCGATATAACATTGGGGGATCTTCTGAAGAAAAAGGCCAGCGAAGGTGTCAGGGTTCTAATGCTCGTCTGGGACGATAGGACTTCGGTTAAGTTACTAAAAAAGGACGGTTTGATGCAGACTCATGATCAAGAAACCGAGGCATTTTTCCAGGGTAGTGAAGTCAACTGTGTTCTATGCCCGCGGAACCCTGATGACGGGCGGAGCATCATTCAAGATTTGCAGATTTCCACCATGTTCACTCATCACCAAAAGATTGTAGTGGTGGATAGCGCGTTGCCAAATGCAAGATCCGGACAAAGGAGGATTGTGAGTTTTGTTGGCGGAATTGATCTCTGCGATGGGAGATATGACACTCAGTTTCATTCCCTTTTCCGGACATTGGACACGGTCCACCATGATGATTTCCATCAACCTAATTTTCCCGGCGCCTCTATCACTAAAGGTGGGCCAAGAGAGCCATGGCACGACATTCATTCCCGGTTAGAAGGACCTGTTGCTTGGGACGTTTTGTTCAATTTCGAACAAAGGTGGAGGAAGCAAGGTGGAAAGGATTTGCTTCTTCCGCTAAGAGAACTCGATAGCATAATCATTCCTCCTTCTCCCGTTATGTTCCCAGAGGACCCCGAAATATGGAATGTCCAACTCTTCCGATCCATAGACGGAGGGGCCGCCTTTGGGTTCCCAGAAAAACCAGAAGATGCTGCCAGAGCCGGCCTTATCAGTGGAAAAGACAACATCATTGACCGAAGCATACAGGACGGCTACATCAATGCCATTCGCCGAGCAAAGAACTTCGTTTACATTGAAAACCAGTACTTCCTGGGGAGCTGTTTCGGCTGGCATTCTACCGATATCAAGGACGAAGACATAGGTGCTTTGCACTTAATTCCAAAGGAACTTTCTTTGAAAATTGTGAGCAAGATTGAAGCAGGGGAGAGATTCAGTGTGTATGTTGTGGTTCCGATGTGGCCGGAGGGGGTTCCGGAGAGCTCATCCGTTCAGGCTATTTTGGATTGGCAAAGGAGGACTATGCAGATGATGTATACTGACATAGCTCAAGCAATACGTAGTAAGGGGATTGAGGCAAGCCCTAAAGATTACTTGACATTCTTTTGCCTTGGGAATAGGGAGGTTAAGAAGAGTGGAGAGTATATGCCTTCAGAGGCACCCGAACCGAATACAAATTACAGTCGAGCTCAGGAAGCGAGAAGATTCATGATCTATGTCCATGCCAAGATGATGATAG TTGATGACGAATACATAATCATAGGATCCGCGAACATCAACCAGAGGTCAATGGACGGTGCTAGGGACTCGGAAATCGCAATGGGAGGCTACCAACCACACCACCTAGCCAAGCACCAGCAGCAGCCGGCCAGGGGTCAGATCCATGGCTTCCGAATGTCGTTGTGGTACGAGCACATGGGCATGATAGACAACTGCTTCCTCCAACCGGAAAGCTTGGATTGCATCCGAAAGGTGAACCAAGTTGCATCCAAGTATTGGGACCTCTACTCGAGCGAGAGACTTGAGCGGGACCTTCCCGGACACCTTCTCACTTACCCGGTGGGAGTTACCGAAGAAGGAGAGATCACTCAGCTGCCCGGAGTGGAACACTTCCCGGATACCAAAGCTCCGATTCTTGGGACTAAAGCTGAGTTCCTTCCCCCCATCCTCACAACCTAA